GCTTTTTTGCTGTAAGAATGAAGGGCTATGCCTGTAAGGGCTATGGCTATAGCATCAGCCGCATCGTCAGGTTTTGGAATTTCCTTGAGATTCAGCATGCGCTGTACCATTCTTTGCACTTGTTTTTTATCAGCAGAGCCAAAACCGCAAACAGCAACCTTTATTTGAGATGGTTTGGGTTCATAAACAGGCAATTTATATTGAGATGCCAAAAGCAGAACTATGCCACGGGCCTGCCACACATATTCTGCAGTGGTTGTATTTCTGCCGAAAAAAAGTT
This region of Aminobacterium colombiense DSM 12261 genomic DNA includes:
- the ruvC gene encoding crossover junction endodeoxyribonuclease RuvC, which codes for MSNKASISCIGIDPGLGRLGFALVRKEGHSFFAEEFGCIETPAKTDISLRLEMIYNKLGERIQCCSPDFMSVEKLFFGRNTTTAEYVWQARGIVLLLASQYKLPVYEPKPSQIKVAVCGFGSADKKQVQRMVQRMLNLKEIPKPDDAADAIAIALTGIALHSYSKKAKAGGFLC